The sequence tccttgcatttcacaattatgtcttaatttgtcttgtttctttcatataaaacccaaataaaatgaaatgaaaaggttTCAGGGGTGTGAGTACTTTGCATGTCACTGTATGCATCATTCTGTCATGTTTTCAGGCCAAAATGATATTCAATAAATATAATGTGGTTGTGCTTGTATTtactgaagaaaatgttttggattGTTTAGTTGCCATTTTCTGTTACTTTCAAAGATGAGAATTTTACATGTCATATATTCATTTTGGCACCCCCCAGAGAAACTGATTTATTGGTACGTTCATTAAGTACAGTACAAAGTCATATTAGGAGAGAAGATAAGAAGACATCATTTAATTTGCAGCAGTCAAATCACAAAGGTGACAACTCTGCATTCTTAAGTGCAATAAACTAACTCTGTCGATGAAGAAACTATAAATCATAAACAACTGTGATTTTACATTTTCGCCTGTAGCACCTTCAGTCTGCTTTTGACATGAAGAGAGAGTCACGTTTAGACCAAGACAAGCATGAGCTGAGCGCACGTTCCATTCAAAGAGCGCGAAATGATTTACAGGCGGGTGTCGGTTTGTTTTCAGCACCACGGAGAGCAACACCACCTCAGCAACAAGCAACGCAAAGCAAAAGGAAAACTGCAACGCTATGGGGATATTTATGCATGCTGAAAGGCAGTTTGACTTTGTGGGGACTTTGTTTACAGTCGAACATTTGTTCAGTTTCTCAAACGAACACAACGTCAAATTGTTAAAACAGACTAACATCGTCAGATTTTATTGTAAAAGATGAAAATGCCTTTGTATTGCGATGTTTCCTTTTCATGGAACTCCAGACATTTTAGATGCATGCaggagtttaaaataaataaataaaacgggTTGCTTTAACCTGATGTCTTTCCCACGCGTTGAACGTGAAAAGTACACCGTGAGAGCTTTTTAAAAGTAACTTTTATGAAGCCAGTCTGAATTTGACAGAAGGGTTACCGCTCAGCATTAAATGTCAAGTTAATTTCCGATTGGGCGGATGGTGGACGTATGTCAGACATATGCGCGCCGTGGGCGTGTGTTGGTGTGTTGGGAAAGAGGGGAAAAGCAGTGCGGCGCTTCACACTGTGAATTCACAGAGACTGTTGATGGGTAGGAGGCATGTAAGTGGCGTTCGCTTCAGCTCTCCAAAGCTGTGAGCTTTGGCTGGGAGTGACGCGGCGCACTCTGCCTCTCCAAGGAGAAAAACACCTGTATGGATAAGCATACCTCCGGCGTTTTCCAGTCGCCCTCCTCAGCCAAACACAAGGGCGGAGTCGCGATTGTGGAGCGGGGTTATGGAGAGGTGGAAAAGGACGTCATGACGGTGGAAAACATGCTGGAGGAGTCGGCCGTGCTCTCGCCACCTCACCTGTCTGTGGATCGATATGAGCGCAGCCGCCAGGGATGCTGTGAGAGGGTGGTTATCAACATCTCGGGTTTACGCTTCGAGACACAACTCAAAACTTTTAACCACTTTCCAAACACGTTGCTCGGGGACCCGATGAAAAGGATGCGCTATTTTGACCCACTTAGGAACGAGTACTTCTTCGACAGAAACAGGCCCAGCTTTGATGCCATCCTGTACTACTACCAGTCAGGGGGGCGCATTCGGAGACCAGTTAACGTCCCAATTGATATATTTTCAGAGGAGATACGGTTTTACCAACTTGGGGAGGAAGCCATGGAGAAATTCCGTGAGGATGAAGGGTTTATAAAAGATGAGGAGCGTGTACTCCCCAAaaatgatttccaaaaacaggTATGGCTATTGTTTGAGTATCCTGAAAGCTCTGGACCTGCAAGAGGAATAGCCATCGTTTCAGTGCTTGTGATCCTGATTTCAATCGTTATTTTCTGCATGGAGACTCTGCCTGAATTTCGGGATGAAAAGGACATATCCACAGTTGCACCCACATTTAATGGCACTGCTCCAAATGTGCCAAGCCCCTTTACAGACCCATTCTTTGTGATAGAAACATTATGTATTATATGGTTCTCTTTTGAGTTGCTTGTCAGGTTTTTCGCGTGCCCTAGCAAAACTACGTTCTCCAAAAACATTATGAATATCATTGACATTGTCGCCATAATCCCTTACTTTATCACTCTGGGAACAGAACTGGCCGAAAGGCAAACCAACAGCGGCCAGCAGGCGATGTCCCTCGCAATCCTGAGGGTGATCAGACTGGTTAGAGTCTTTCGGATTTTTAAGCTCTCACGACACTCTAAAGGACTCCAGATTTTGGGACAGACGCTCAAGGCCAGCATGAGGGAGCTGGGCTTGCTaatcttttttctctttattggaGTCATTCTCTTCTCTAGTGCTGTTTACTTCGCAGAAGCGGACGACCCCACGTCCAGCTTCACCAGCATCCCGGACGCGTTCTGGTGGGCAGTC comes from Girardinichthys multiradiatus isolate DD_20200921_A chromosome 20, DD_fGirMul_XY1, whole genome shotgun sequence and encodes:
- the kcna3a gene encoding potassium voltage-gated channel subfamily A member 3, with the protein product MDKHTSGVFQSPSSAKHKGGVAIVERGYGEVEKDVMTVENMLEESAVLSPPHLSVDRYERSRQGCCERVVINISGLRFETQLKTFNHFPNTLLGDPMKRMRYFDPLRNEYFFDRNRPSFDAILYYYQSGGRIRRPVNVPIDIFSEEIRFYQLGEEAMEKFREDEGFIKDEERVLPKNDFQKQVWLLFEYPESSGPARGIAIVSVLVILISIVIFCMETLPEFRDEKDISTVAPTFNGTAPNVPSPFTDPFFVIETLCIIWFSFELLVRFFACPSKTTFSKNIMNIIDIVAIIPYFITLGTELAERQTNSGQQAMSLAILRVIRLVRVFRIFKLSRHSKGLQILGQTLKASMRELGLLIFFLFIGVILFSSAVYFAEADDPTSSFTSIPDAFWWAVVTMTTVGYGDMHPVTIGGKIVGSLCAIAGVLTIALPVPVIVSNFNYFYHRERDGEENQQYLNTGSCEHLPSEEQRKSCSSSSLSRSECMVIVEGINSMFKQPNFTTENNQNYVNIKKIFTDV